From the genome of Cytobacillus firmus, one region includes:
- a CDS encoding cell wall-binding repeat-containing protein: MKKAIILSALLTLALPLGQAKAEDAPTHRISGKDRYETAVNISVEGWDTSAVAVLATGKDFPDALSATPLAYKYGAPLLLTSANSLPDSVKDELKRLKVTTVYLIGGKSVISQNIVTELNSLGISSITRLSGADRYETSVKVAKQLGNPDSVVVATGEGFPDALSIAPIAAQLEMPILLTKKNSVPSSVSQFVNSEQPVESFVIGGTGVISAQVASAFPMPERISGVNRYATNSNVIQYFEDAIDMDLPVIATGENYPDALAGSAFAAATWNPVILTHPTKPHQTTIDTVQAYSDYAELYYVLGGNTVVTDQAVNTLLQK, encoded by the coding sequence ATGAAAAAGGCTATCATTCTATCCGCTTTATTGACGCTGGCATTACCTTTGGGACAAGCGAAAGCAGAAGACGCACCAACCCATCGCATCTCAGGCAAAGACCGTTACGAAACGGCGGTAAATATCTCTGTTGAAGGCTGGGACACGTCCGCAGTTGCTGTTTTGGCTACAGGAAAAGACTTTCCAGATGCATTAAGTGCGACACCTCTTGCTTATAAATATGGTGCACCACTTCTATTAACATCAGCTAACTCGTTGCCGGATAGTGTAAAGGATGAATTGAAGCGCCTTAAGGTTACAACTGTATATTTAATTGGAGGGAAGTCCGTTATTTCCCAAAATATAGTGACAGAGCTTAACAGCTTGGGGATATCATCAATAACTAGACTAAGTGGTGCAGATCGCTATGAAACATCCGTAAAAGTCGCCAAACAGCTAGGGAACCCAGATAGTGTAGTGGTCGCGACCGGGGAAGGCTTTCCGGATGCTCTATCAATTGCCCCAATAGCGGCACAATTAGAAATGCCAATTCTCTTAACCAAAAAAAATTCGGTTCCGTCTTCAGTAAGTCAGTTTGTTAATTCAGAACAGCCGGTGGAGTCTTTTGTTATAGGCGGTACGGGAGTCATTAGTGCACAAGTGGCTAGTGCATTTCCGATGCCGGAACGTATCAGCGGGGTAAATCGTTATGCAACAAACAGCAATGTCATTCAGTATTTTGAAGATGCGATTGATATGGATTTACCGGTGATTGCAACAGGTGAAAATTATCCGGATGCACTGGCTGGATCAGCCTTTGCTGCCGCTACCTGGAATCCAGTAATCTTAACCCACCCAACTAAACCGCATCAAACAACAATTGATACGGTCCAGGCATATTCTGATTATGCCGAGCTTTACTATGTGCTGGGCGGGAATACAGTTGTGACTGACCAAGCGGTAAATACTTTGTTACAGAAGTAA